The Chlorocebus sabaeus isolate Y175 chromosome 14, mChlSab1.0.hap1, whole genome shotgun sequence genome segment GAATTTCTGGTACCATAAAAGAACTCTTAACCAAAACAGGGGTATCTCTTAAGAGAAAATGTGCTCTGCCCTACAAAGATGAGCTATCCCTTGTCATCCACACAGATGGGACAGACACAGTGAGAGACTCACTGTGACTGGGACTCCCCGCCCGCCACCACCCTGCTCCACCCATCACCTTGTACCCAACAGGGGTCAGGTGCACCAGGTCTGAGAGAAATGGTCAAAGGGGGTACCTGAGGGAGCCGCTGAAGAGGCAGGCAATGAAGAGCCCTGGCAGGCCCGGCAGGCCCTTCAGGATATCCATCACAAAGTACAGGACGAACTGCAAGCAGAACGGAGGTGCAGAGCAGTCCTCAGAGAGGGGCCTTCCCAGGGCCGGCTCTGCAGAGAAGCTCCCTTTGCATGTGCCCCAGCGAGTCTATTGAGACTGGGTGCGTTAGAAGGGAAGCCAGGGCCTGGGGCATCTCTGCTGACCCAAGTGTCTACACATTAAGTGGAGAGAAAATAGGCTCTGCAGAGGGAATGACACAATTCGCCCGCAGCTCTGTTTCTGGCTACCAGTGTAACTTCTGCTTACTGACTACCTCATTGagtctgttttctcctctgtgaaatgagGCTGTTAGAGGTTAGGTGAGACCAGGTATGTGACAGCTCCCAGCAGAGCACATGGAGCCCAGTGGGGAGTCAGTAAGGGTAGGTCCTCACCCCAGTAGGATGAGCACTGTGGTTAGACGCTAGGGACCAGGATCCTCACATGCTAGATTCCTAGCATCTTAGAGTGGGAAAGGATTTTACAATCATTTCCCACCCAGGGTGGGAGTCCTTTCTGTAGTCAGTCCTTTCCTACCTAGACACTCCCGTTGTGGGGCCTGGCCTGCCCTCAAGGGAACAGGATAGGGCCTTCTCACCTGGTCTGGGGCTGCCTGAGCCTGCTGAATGCTCATGGGATACTCCTGGTAATACGTGAACATGACTAGGCCAATGAGGCTGCCCACGCAGAGGGACACCTGCTGGAAGGGGAACACTGCATAACAGGAGCTGCAAAAGATGTCGGTGCCAGGAGGAGAGACGGCGTTAACAGATGCCCTCAGGCATGTGCCCCTGACCTCCAGAAAGGAGACCCACATCCTGAACACAGTGGATGTGTATGTACTCTGGCATTCTGCCCCACCCCAATTATCTCTGGGGAACCCCTTCCCCTAGACCTTGCTCTGCTCCCTTCCTGTCGCTGCTGCACTCACAGCATAGCAGCCTTCTCCGTGCGGGAACTGAGGTACCGCTGCACCTGAGCCTGGTTCACTCCGTATAAGGAGAGCATCATGAAGACACCCCCGATGGCCAAGGTCCAGAAGGTGTGCCGCACAAAGGGGTCTGGATTCAACCTGTAACAGACACCCACCCAGTCATTGTGCAAAGCCCCAGAGATATAGCCTTCCTGCCCTCTTGGCAACAGGAGTCAGTGACAGGAGAGGAGAGACACCACTGCTAGGGCCAAGGGGATGACTGAAGGCAAGAAGCTGGGTGCACTCAAGAGACAGCACAGCCAGTTAGAGGGAGGCTCCattcttccaccccagcctcgTTCCAGGTACTCATCCCAGGTAATGTCCTGACTCTCCATAAACATTAGCTGAGCACCTGTAATCACCCGCCATCTCTGCAGGACCAGTTTCCCACTGTCTGCTGTTACACCTTAGGCTTCCCAGTTTGCACTCTGCTTACTATAGCCCCGAGCCCTCAAGGATGGGCTCAGCGCCCAGGCACTGCAGACCCCAGCCGGGAGTAGGGGTATACTTACTCAAACCCAGAGATGCGGCCGTGCTGGGAAGCCACAGCCCACACACGCCCCAAGCCGCCCACCTTGGCTGACCCCACAGTGATAACTGCCAGCTGCCCAAGGAACATGACCACCGTTTGGAACACATCTGTCCAGATGACGGCCTTCAGCCCACCCTGCAAGGAAAGCACAGCAAACCTGCCACAGAGGCCTTCTAAACCCAGCTCGTCCAACCCGCCTTATTGttgttccattttgttttgttttaggctttttgCAGCCTGAAGCCAGTTTTTAGTTTCTATCTCTGGTGGTAAGTATAAAAGAGAgatgaggaaggggctttactgacccaaccagaaacagaaactaagaacccatGACTATATTCTCTCCCTTGGACACTCCTGAAACCATCCACCCTAAGGACATGTTACCAGTGAGGGGACTCTCCTGCCGTTAGGCACATAATTGCTGTGACCCTGTTGACATCATTCCCATCCCATCCTCTACCTTCATATACCACCCCCACTGCTAAATCCTATTTCTTACCACCCTAGAATTTCACCTATATTCTCACCTATATTCTCAGCttatctcttcttttccttctcttcccatctCCCCTCCTTACTtcatcccttcccctccccccaccagggCTTACTGCACTTACCAGAGCTGTATAGATGGTACAGACAATGCCTAGGGCCAGCACGGACAGCCACAGATCAAAGCCAGTCACTGTAAGCATAGAAGCCACATTTTTATCCCTGGAAAAGGGTTCCCCAGGGGAGAAGCCCTGGTAGGGCAATCGTGTCACGCCACAGAGATAAAGCATTTGGTCATtaacaatgaaataaatcatTCACCACAATAGAAAAAATTGTTTGCAGAGCTCCACCAAAAGGTGCTGATTAACCAGTTTAGATAGACATGGTAACACGTTACTAGCTTTCAATAGAGGTGGACCAAGCCTTCCTCTGGTAGAGACCCACCCAAGGCCCCAAGCAGTGAATTAATTCCCCATCCAAGGTCAGGTTCTTTTCCGTACACGCTCCTCCATCTGCCTCTCCCAAAGGTGCTTTCCTAGCCTGCCATGGCTGAAAGCCAGGGGCGCTGTGACTCCTCACCTGCATTGAGAGCCAATGACGGAGCATAGAGCACAACTCCCATGTAGATCACCTGTTGCATGTGGAAAAAATGTaagggggcaggaggagggtgggaagagagaggaagaaagatggGCCTCAGTGCCAATATGCCCATGGCTTCCCCTCACCTAGGCTcacttccctcttccttctctcaaaTTCTGGCTTGCTGCCACCATAGTATCTGTGTTGGAATTAGAAGGCATGGGCAGCAGGATGCCTCTGGGGGCCTCACAGATGCTGACCCTCTAGCAGGAATTTCAATCCTGCCAGTCTGAGAGCAGGGGAGACTCCAATTCCTGCAGCACACTTGAATTCAGGTCCCCCAACATGCCCCAGGCTCGGTTTCTAGCCTCATTCTGCTTACCATCTGAAAGATGAAAGTCACAGTTCCACACACTCGAACAGTTTTATTGAATCGAAGCTCCAGGTACTGGGTATACAGAAAAAAGATTTTCCTCCTGACTTCACCCCGACAACTCACACACAACTTCCCTCAAGACGCTCAGGAACATGAGGGAATATCCAACCCATACCCACTCTGAGTCCCACTCGGCACAGCACCCTCCTCTCCAATCCTGCCCCTACTCCTGACATCACTGAGAAAGAATTACAAACACACAATTGAGTTTTCTGTCCCTCTCATTAGGTGGAGGAGGTCTAGGGTCCCAGGTCCTTCCTATGTCCCTGTCCCTCCTCTCCACCCCAACCCCAGTGTCCCACGTGCTTCTCCCTTCCGTCCCTGCTCACCTCATAGGCACTGGTGAGATGTAGGCGGTAGAAAACGGGGATGAAGATGTGTGCAGGTATGAGCAGCCCCAGAAAGTAGCAGCAGCCCAGGAACCAATACTGGGTCCCAAATCGGTAGATCTCTGACGGCACACCCAGGATGGCCACGGCTGACTGGAAGGTGGCCAGCAGGGACAGTGCCACCGGAAGGCAGCCCATTTTGCGGTTCGCCATCAGCAGCTCACCAACAGTATGCCGGCCCCAGCCACGACAAGCATGGTAGAGCCCAATGGCAAGAGAGAGAACCAGCAGCAGGATGAACACCACGTAGTCCACGAGGGAGAAGGCGGGCATGCTCACGCTTGTGCCCGAGGTTGGGGAAACGGGGGCTGAGGTGCTCACCCCTACACTCATATCCTCACTGTGCCTGTGATCTGCAGCCAGCTGCTGCTCCAGGGctctggggcagggcaggggcggATGGGTGGCTACAATCTGGCTCCCAGCCACAGTCTCACAGTCTTCCTCCACGGAACAATACTGTCCAGGGTGAGCTGCAAAGGAATTAGCTCTTAGTGAGGCCTATCTTGCTTTGGTAGCCATTCACCCTTGGGCCTTGTACATCACATGCCATCAGAAGTGGACCAGTCAGCATAAAGGTAGCCCTTCAAGGTCTGGAGGCCCTGGTATGGGTTTGGTAGGGGACAGAAGTGAGGGAGAAGCATCAGAGTGAGACAGCCAGGAGACAATATAACTTGGCCAGGACCTTTGAGTATGCAGAGCTGTGAAATTCAAGAACCTTCTTAGGTCTCCACCCGagtaccaaaataaaaataaactctagCCTAAGTTTCTTTGCAAAATTTCCTGACCCCACTTAAAGGCAGAGACCCAGTCACTACAATACACTAAGCCAGCAGAGCCCAGCCTGGCGCCACAGCCCAGCAGGAAACACAACATGGAGACTAATGGCAGCAGGGCTTCCCCTGCTGACCCTGGCTGGCCTCGGCCCTCGCTTCCTGAGATCCCCAGTGTCACCCTTCTAACTGATCATCAGTGGGACTGCCTCTGTGGCAGCCACAGACTCCATTTCAGGCATCCCTAGGCCAACCACTCCGAACCCCTTTCTTAAGGTTCTCCCCAACACCACTAGATAAGTGCTCGCTGCCACCCACCTCTCAGCCCCCTCTACCTGCAACACCACAGTCAAGAGCAGATGCAGCAAGAGCGGCTGGATTCAAAAGTGAGACAGGAAAGGTGAGAGGGCATCATGCTGGAGTCAGGGTTTCAGAGTTACGATTCTCCGTTTTGGAGAGAAGCAACCCAGCCAGGGAGCTGAGAGGCAAAGGGACCAGCCAAAGAGAGTGGTTGCATCCTGCTGAGGACAGACACCTACCTGGAGAAGCAATCCCTGTTCTGAGGCAGAGTTGCCTGGAGCTGCAGGAGCTGAGGATCTGGCTCTATGAGTAGCTGAGGTGAGAGATCAGGAACTGGGGGTGGGGTGAAGCTCAGCAGTCATTTGTTCTGGCCCCTTCAGGGAACGAATCGCTATGTTCCAAATGGCCCTATCACCCTATGGCCCCCAAACTCCAACTCAGCCCTAGAGGCTCCAGAACAGGGAAGAGGGAGCTCACATTCAACAGCATTCCTAGATGGATTAGGCTTTCAGCCTAAAGTACTCTTGGCACTCTGTGCGGAAGGGAGTTGGAATGAAGGAACTGAAAAGATGGGAAAGTTGAAAGTTGATTTTCTAACTCCTACACAAGAAATGTTAATCCTCCAAGAATACACCGTAATCCTccgagaaagagggaagggatcataatatttaaaatcttaaatcttTGGATACCACTATTACAACCAACTCCCCACCACTGACCATTTCACAGATAAACACACTAAAGCTCAGATGGTTCAAGTGACCTTTCCAAACAAAAGCACAGAGCCCACTATTGTTAGAGTGTAAATTAGAACCCAGGTCTAGGGATTCACCATCCACCCTGTCTGTTCTCCATGTGTATCACATTATCTTCAGAGGCAATCCTCCGGGGTACTTACTGGTACGGGGGAAAAACACCAGAGAATGCCATGTAGTTAGACAGCCTAACATGATAACagttaacatttgttgaacacCTGCTATGTAACCCAGCAGTGTGTGAGGTGCTTTATAAACATTAGTAGTAACACATAATGAAGCTAACGCTTTCAAAACAGCATGTCTCAGGTTAAGACATGAATACTCTACAGTTATCACAAGAAAactgagagattaaataacttgctcaaggttatgCAGCATGGTacaaaacaagagagaaagaaacagtgcTGTCTGCAGCTATGACAGGTGTTCACCAACGGCCCTGTCCTCACTATTCCCAGAACCAGGGCAGGAGCAGAGTGTTGTAGTCAGTCATTCACAGGACATAGTTTAGATTTCAACTAATCAAGAGACAGACTAACATAAAGTGTGTCTTCTCCTTTTGCCCACTAGGAGAAAGATTAGGCTCTCTTTCGGCTCTCCCACAGTGTGTTCTTGGGCAGACACTGTCTGGCTGGCAAGATATGGCCTCATGCAGACTAAACCTGAACTCTGAACCTCTTGGGGCCAATAAAGAGGGAAAATAAGAGCTGGCAACTCTTGGATCACATGTCTACAAGATGCCCAACAGGCTTAAACTCTGGTTTAACCTAAACATGCCCTGGGCCTTTGCACATTGCAACATCCTGAGTTTTCTCATTGTCCTTGGCAAGTTTTTGCTGCTATGATAGAGATGATGGGAACTACTGGAGAGTAAGAGAAAAGATGTCTCCGGTGTgcaaagaacacagaacactATAGGGTTAGTGGTATAGACAGGTAGGTGGccagagacaggaaggaaagtcCCAGTGTGGGAAACCGAGGTACAGAAATAAAGACACTCTGCTGATGGGACTTCCTGATAAAATTCTATTTGCATGATGTATGGAGAATTCTCGTGGATGGCCTGAGAGAGCCCCAGGGAAGACAGGAAAAACCTGACTTAGCAACAGACCAGATTCTGAGAACAGATCTATGGTTTTCTAAAAACTCTACATTGATCCAAACCTTTGGACTTACATTTCTCCAGAAAGAGGGGGGCCAAGAGGAAGAGCTAGCTGTTGTTTCACTACAACTATAACACACTAAGGCACAAACAGCAGATTGTGGGAATGccccttttttttggagacggagtctcactctgtcacccaggctggagtgcagtgacacgatttcggctcactgcaacctctgcctcctgagttcaagtgattcttctgcctcagtctcctgagtagctaggactacaggcatgtgctaccgcacccagctaatttttttttttttttttgtatttttagtagagacgggacttcaccatattggccaggctgatctcaaactcctgacctcatgatccgcctgcctcggcctcccaaagtgctgggattacacgcgtgatgTGGGACCCCTTTTAAAAACCCGAACTCGGCCAGGCGccctggctcacacttgtaatcccagcactttggaaggcgaggcaggcggaccacgaggtcaggagatcgagaccatcctggctaacacggtgaaaccccatctctactaaaaatacaatttagccgggcgcggtggcgggcacctataatcccagctactcgggaggttgaggcaggagaatggcgtgaacccgggacgcggagcttgcagtgagccaagatcgtgcccctgcactccagcctgggcgacagagtgagactccttctccaaaaaaaaaaaaaacttgaactcACTTTGGTCACACACTGCAGTGGATCATACTGACTCCTACAAAACGCAATGAGACCACTGCAGGACTAACTATTCCAAAAAGATTCCCTCAAAATCTGTCCTGGAGCTTATAATTCCTCAAGGTGTGAAAGGCTTTAGGGGCCCTCAAAATGCTACTAGCTACTAACACCTTAGAAAACTTGCCAGTGAGCTAAACGTAAACCTTTCAGGAGCTTCCAGGCAGACACCATGGGGGGAATGTGGAAGGGAAGCATGGGTCGGCTACTTGAGATGATCGCTTGGGCTGGCATTAAGGAGCTTTTTGGCTGGCCCTAACCAACACTGTCACTCCGGGAGCAGGGATCCCCTGGCGCCCTTCAGTCAGGGCGCTGGCCCACCCTGGGGCAGCGACGCACTCCCTTACCTCTGTGGTTTAGTCCGGGCTAGGAAGATCCCTTTGTGCTTCCTGAGATCAACATCGCAGCCTTTTCCTGGGAAGGCAaagaaaatgagttagggaagcgTCTATCCCGCTCCTACCTCCTCGCCAGACTCCGGGACGCTACGCGCTATCAGGATTGAGGTGAAGGGGACTACGTGCCCGGGGCGATCCAGGCTCCTGCCCTCCCGCCGGAGTTTGCGATTTGCCCTTCCCTCCTCCATCACCCTAACCCTCGTTCTCTCCTGGTTTCCCGCTTCCCTCTACGCGGCAGAGACCACCACCTTACCGCGCACACTTCATATCTTCTCAGTCCCACGCCGGAGGCCGGCTCGctccgcccctccccgcccctccccgcccctccccgcccccttgCCCCTTTGCCCCCGCCCCAGCTCAGACGCCGCTCCCTGGGGCCTCTCTGCACCGTCTCACGCTCTGCAGGCCCACCTGCCCGGTCTCCACACGTGGGTAGCCAGAGCCGGGCCGCTGCGACCTGGCCGGGAGCCCGCGGGGGCCCCGCCCCCTGCCCGCCCCGCTCGGTGCGCCGCCATGTTTACTGAGGGCGGATGGAGGAACCCGAGTCTCTTCGAAGGCGCGACCTTGGCTTCCGGACGCGGGGAACACCGGGCTGAGGGAGCCTACAGTCGGCTCCGGGAAGCCGCGCGGCGACAGGGGTCGCCTTCATTAAAGGGGAAAAGGAATAAGGGGCGGCCAGTGTCCCCGAAAGAGGGCTGGGGCGCATGAAGACCAGCGCAGAGCTCCGCAAGCAGGAGAAACCCCCAGCCAGCCCCAGGGCGACTGGACCGGGTCGCTTAGGCCACGCCCGGGGAAGAGGGCCTGACGCGCTGCGGGGCGGGGCCGCGGGGCCGGGTCGCGTGAGCACCGGAGAACTAAGGGAGCGGAAAATGGCGCCTCACGGCCCGGGTAGTCTTACGACCCTGGTGCGCTGGGCTGCCGCCCTGCTCCTCGCTCTGGGCGTGGAAAGGGCTCTGGCGCTACCCGAGGTACAGAAGCAAGTTTGAGGTCGGGCTGAAGCAGGGTCGCTCGCCAGCCGTGCGTCTCGCTCGCCCGCGGCTCCCCTTTCCCCTCGGCCGGCCTGCGGCTCTGATTTCGTCCCAGACCCTTTCCGACCCTGCCCAGCCAGGTCCTGTTCCCGAGTGCTCACGTCGTGCAGGCCTTCGGCGCCCCAGTCCTGCCGACTTCCAAAGATCTGTGAAACTTGATCTCGTCCCTTAATTTTTGAGTAACTTTACATTATTTCTACAGACGGGTCCTCTGGCTCTTGTGCAAGCTCTCTACGCCCGAGCACCATATATCGTGCAGTGGTAGGGCTGTACTTTGCTTTGTAATGCTTGATGAGTTATTTACCTACCTCCGGTCCTTTTAAACCAGGCCAAACTGGGACTTGAGAAGTCTTTGCAGAGAGCATAATAAATATGTTTGAATAGTGATCTTCAGAGATGAGGACCTTCTCTGGCTGATGTCTGGTACTGAAAGTGTCTGGAGAGCTGATTCGGCGCCGGACTCTAGGGGAAGACATGGCATCTCCTAGCCTAGCCTGTTACAAGGGTAGGACACGagccatttatccatttatcGGCCCGATGTTAGAGGAATTCTGGAAACGTGTACTGGCAGTTAATTCTTGATGGCcgtttgttcttttcttggctTTTCTTTCTGGAGTTctaatgtttctttctcttctgcagaTATGCACTCAATGTCCAGGGAGTGTGCAAAATTTGTCAAAAGTGGCCCTTTATTGTAAAACGACACGAGAACTAATGCTGCATGCCCGTTGCTGCCTGAATCAGAAGGGCACCATCTTGGGGTGAGGGGAAGACATCCCTAGATACTGGATACAGGCCATTCCTTAGCCTGGCTGCTTTTCTACCcttatattattttaagaatcCACCTATTATGGTTTCAGCTGTAACCATCACGCAGATGTCTACCAAAACTAGATCTCTTTAGTGTCTTTTTACCTTTCCACACTCCAGGTACATGTGAGTACCTGTAGCTTCCTATTAAGCATTTCCTACTGAGTGCACCCTTACTTCAAACTCAAAATGTTGTTTTGCttccattctcttttttccttcatctaCCTAAATACCTCTCTATATTAAGCTTTCAGAAAACCGACAGTTTCCATTATCACTCTCTTGCTTTAATACTACAGTTAGTAACTGTTGCTCTCAGGACAAAATTCAAACCATTAACTACCATACACTAGTCCCAAACCCCTTTTCCAACATTATTTCCAATTGCTTGTCCACTGAAACCTCCATAATGGTCTGCACCAGCCAGATTTGCCTACCCTCAATGGCATTCCATCTTTGTTCAGGCCTCTCTCCATACCTGAAATTGCCTTCCTCCACCAAATTAGGACATATCCATCCTTCATTTCCAACATATTTTGTGACTTTCCTACTCCTATTAAGTTCTAGAGTAAtacctttttttaattattatttattcatttttttgagatggagttttgctttcgttgcccagactggagtgcaatggcatgatctcggctcgctgcaccctctgcctcctgggttcaagtgattcagtAATACCTTCTTAAAAAACTTTCTGTAATCTTTAGTGTCCactcaaatatatttatacactATCCTGTGGTTTCTTTTATATTGTAATGTTTACAGTGCTTTTATTTTGGGCAGCGGTCTTGTTCCTCTAACTACATTGTAAGCCACTCAAAGGCTAAGATActgtgttatatattttttaacattctcccagtgtttgcagtttttagggactcagtaaatatttgcagaatgaagGAATGGATAGCAGTtgatattgaagaaaaaaaataatgtggcATGATCCTTAATGTCCAGCAGTTTACAACCAATCTGTGGTAGAAAATACATGTGGAAAAAACTTTGATTTATgtgacttgcattttttttttttaatttaaaggctCTCTGTGGATCTGAAAAATCATAATACGAGATTCACTAATGTAGACAAGAAACACAGATTTCTCCCAATAGATGCATAACCGATTAGAACAGTGCTggccaatagaactttctgtgattatgaaaatgttctgggccaggcgtggtggctcacgcctgtaatcccagcactttgggagccaaggcaggcggatcatgaggtcaggagttcgagaccaacgtgaccaacatggtgaaaccccgtctctactaaaaatacaaaaattagccaggcgtggtggtgcgtgcctgtaatcccagctactcaggaggccgaggcaggagaattgcttgaaactgggaatcatcggaggttgcagggagccgagatcatgccactgcactctagcttgggcaacagagcaagactctgtctgaagaaagaaaaaagaaaatgttccatATCTGTACTAACCAGTACGGTAGCTACTAACGTGGTTATTCCATTtgcacttgaaatatggctagtgcAAATGAGACACtgaatttttaagttaatttttctcTATAGAGTGAGGGTCTCactcatattgcccaggctggtctcaaattcctaggttcaagtgatcctccctgcttggcctccctaagtgctgggattacaggagtgagccactacacccagcctaagGTACATTAACTTAAATTTAAGTAGTTACATGTGGCAAGTGGTGATTCTATTGGATAATGCAGAATTAAAATGTCTACCACAGCTCCTAGTGTGTGACTGAACACAGCTGTGTTCAATTATTAGCTGAAAAGGGGGTTGTGTAGTCAAATACAAACCGTGCTGTGGttgaagaaaaagaggaacacACAGTTATATTGATTACTTTATTTCCTCAGGCTGGATCTCCAGAACTGTTCTCTGGAGGACCCTGGTCCAAACTTTCATCAGGCATATACCACTGTCATCATGTAAGTAGTTAGGTGCCTCCCACCCAAAAGGCTAATATAGTATAGGTTGATGGGAAAGTGCTAATATTGTGTGCTTTGCAGAGACCTGCAAGCAAACCCCCTCAAAGGTGACTTGGCCAACACCTTCCATGGCTTTACTCAGCTCCAGACTCTGTGAGTAAGGGTATGGGGAAGAGAATCAAAGAAGGGTGATGCTGTGAGTTTAGCAACTTTGCATGTTATGACCACATTTCTCTTTAGGATACTGCCACAAGATGTCAACTGTCCTGGAGGAATTAATGCCTGGAATACTATCACCTCTTATATAGACAACCAAATCTGTCAAGGGCAAAAGAACCTTTGCAATAACACTGGGGACCCAGGTATGCTGTCTTACCTCCAAACTTCTGGGAATTGTCTTTTCTCCCTTGTATTTTCCACTTTAGATCAGAAAGACAAAGTTACTTAAGTGCCTTTCATTCAGAGTTCTGGGGGTCTAACCCctttgaaagaaaagataagatATATTATTTGTCTCATGCGTGTCCGTgtaaagagaccaccaaacaggctcgtgtgagcaacaaggctttATTTCACCTGGGCGCAGACTCAcagggctgagtctgaaaagagagtcagcaaagggtggtgggattatcattagttcttacaggttttgggataggcggtggagttaggagcaatgttttgtggGCAGGAGGTGGATCTcccaaagtacattctcaagggtggggagaattacaaagaaccttcttaagggtcggggagattacaaagaaccttcttcaGGGTAGGGAGAAttataaagaaccttcttaagggtgggggagatcacaaagtacattgatcagttagggtggggcagaaacaaatcccaatggtggaatgtcatcagttaaggctattttcacttttgtggatcttcagttgcttcaggccatctggatgtttACGTgtaggtcacaggggatatgatggcttagcttgggctcagaggcctgacattattgttactgtttttatctgtaatcttctttcctcttcctttatcCTAGCAATGATTGAGAGACTCTAAGTTGAAACAGATATTTGAGAAATATGCCTAATGAGATGTATGCAAtgatgttctctctttctctctggccCACAGAAATGTGTCCTGAGAATGGATCTTGTGTACCTGATGGTCCAGGTCTTTTGCAGTGTGTTTGTGCTGATGGTTTCCACGGATACAAGTGTATGCGCCAGGTGAGGAATTAGGCCTTCTAACTAGGGATACAAGGAATGCATAGAGCAAGTCTTCTCAGAAAGGAGATCCACAAGACCAGGAGCTAATACAAATTACCTGTAGGGGGAAAACTATAGAATTGCCCTAGACGAGGTGATAGGTATATTAGGAAAGAATTAGGTGTTAGGATGTGGCCCTCGTGCAACGTTGTATGGGGATGTTTTTTGGTCTGTTGTTCACAGGGCTCGTTCTCACTGCTTATGTTCTTTGGGATTCTGGGATCCACCACTCTATCCATCTCCATTCTGCTTTGGGGGACCCAACGCCGAAAAGCCAAGACTTCATGAACCACATAGGTCTTACCATTGACCTAAGATCGATCTGATCTATCTTAGCCCAGCCAGGGAGCTCTG includes the following:
- the SLC5A6 gene encoding sodium-dependent multivitamin transporter; its protein translation is MSVGVSTSAPVSPTSGTSVSMPAFSLVDYVVFILLLVLSLAIGLYHACRGWGRHTVGELLMANRKMGCLPVALSLLATFQSAVAILGVPSEIYRFGTQYWFLGCCYFLGLLIPAHIFIPVFYRLHLTSAYEYLELRFNKTVRVCGTVTFIFQMVIYMGVVLYAPSLALNAVTGFDLWLSVLALGIVCTIYTALGGLKAVIWTDVFQTVVMFLGQLAVITVGSAKVGGLGRVWAVASQHGRISGFELNPDPFVRHTFWTLAIGGVFMMLSLYGVNQAQVQRYLSSRTEKAAMLSCYAVFPFQQVSLCVGSLIGLVMFTYYQEYPMSIQQAQAAPDQFVLYFVMDILKGLPGLPGLFIACLFSGSLSTISSAFNSLATVTMEDLIRPWFPEFSEARAIMLSRGLAFGYGLLCLGMAYISSQMGPVLQAAISIFGMVGGPLLGLFCLGMFFPCANPPGAIVGLLSGLVMAFWIGIGSIVTSMGSSMPPSSTNGSNFSLPTNLTIATATTLMPLTTVSKPTGLRRFYSLSYLWYSAHNSTTVIVVGLIVSLLTGRMRGRSLNPATIYPVLPKLLALLPLSWQKRLHCRSYGQDHLVDTGVFPEKPRNGVLGDSRDKEPMALDDTAYQGSSSTCILQETSL
- the ATRAID gene encoding all-trans retinoic acid-induced differentiation factor isoform X1; translated protein: MKTSAELRKQEKPPASPRATGPGRLGHARGRGPDALRGGAAGPGRVSTGELRERKMAPHGPGSLTTLVRWAAALLLALGVERALALPEICTQCPGSVQNLSKVALYCKTTRELMLHARCCLNQKGTILGLDLQNCSLEDPGPNFHQAYTTVIIDLQANPLKGDLANTFHGFTQLQTLILPQDVNCPGGINAWNTITSYIDNQICQGQKNLCNNTGDPEMCPENGSCVPDGPGLLQCVCADGFHGYKCMRQGSFSLLMFFGILGSTTLSISILLWGTQRRKAKTS
- the ATRAID gene encoding all-trans retinoic acid-induced differentiation factor isoform X2, coding for MLHARCCLNQKGTILGLDLQNCSLEDPGPNFHQAYTTVIIDLQANPLKGDLANTFHGFTQLQTLILPQDVNCPGGINAWNTITSYIDNQICQGQKNLCNNTGDPEMCPENGSCVPDGPGLLQCVCADGFHGYKCMRQGSFSLLMFFGILGSTTLSISILLWGTQRRKAKTS